A stretch of Fusarium poae strain DAOMC 252244 chromosome 2, whole genome shotgun sequence DNA encodes these proteins:
- a CDS encoding hypothetical protein (TransMembrane:10 (o6-22i42-64o84-104i116-139o145-171i183-205o217-241i488-507o544-562i574-600o)) has translation MVLEAYTYVFAIGSCFALLEAYNNGANDVANAWATSVSSRSVTYRGAMVLCCIFEMLGALTVGARTASTIKNGIIPMEAFRDNAGVQLLAFACASAGASTWVMWCTKHNAHVSSTYSLISSLAGVGIATVGASQVQWGWNGGQGLGAIFAGLGMAPTIAGVFASVIFLLVKYVVHVRKNPVQWAVWTSPFFFLIAGTVCTLSIVYKGSPRLGLTEKPAWYIAALTLGVGWGLFFLSALFFVPFVHAVVIKKDYTLRWWDAWRGPLLFSRPAPPDAENARVPNYAVVQHGSDMEVVSHESEDHNPKKASDDEITPATAASSENNEKQHLNLSESTQEDYQRMIREAEDIHHSNLRKGKGPLGWAMRTLHANPIGAGSIHETHNMIAVVKRIPAQIVVALLYGAHYDIHTAQMGIEATPEGRRMARVYEHAPKYPNEVEYLYSFVQIITACTASFAHGANDVGNAVGVWAGMYAAWSSGRPAEKKAEVPLWQIGVVAAMICIGFITYGYNIMKVMGNKITYHSPSRGSSMEMGAAITVLVFSQYKLPVSTSMCITGATVGVGLCNGSIKAVNWKRVFLLVFSWIMTIPIAGLIGGCLMGLALNAPHF, from the exons ATGGTTCTCGAGGCTTATACTTATGTCTTTGCCATTGGCAGTTGCTTCGCTCTGCTTGAGGCGTACAACAATGGTGCCA ACGATGTCGCCAACGCCTGGGCTACCAGTGTCTCCTCCCGCTCCGTCACATACCGCGGAGCCATGGTGCTTTGCTGTATCTTCGAAATGCTCGGCGCCCTGACCGTCGGTGCCCGAACCGCCTCGACCATCAAGAACGGTATCATCCCCATGGAAGCCTTCCGCGACAACGCAGGTGTCCAGCTTCTTGCCTTCGCCTGTGCCTCCGCCGGTGCCTCGACATGGGTTATGTGGTGCACAAAGCACAACGCCCACGTCTCGTCTACATACTCGCTCATTTCTTCGCTCGCTGGTGTCGGTATCGCTACTGTTGGTGCTAGCCAGGTTCAATGGGGCTGGAACGGTGGCCAGGGTCTCGGTGCCATCTTTGCTGGTCTCGGTATGGCCCCTACCATTGCTGGAGTCTTTGCTTCCGTCATCTTCTTGCTTGTCAAGTATGTTGTGCATGTTCGCAAGAACCCTGTCCAGTGGGCTGTCTGGACctctcccttcttcttcctcatcgccGGTACTGTCTGCACACTCTCCATCGTGTACAAGGGATCTCCTCGTCTCGGTCTCACTGAGAAGCCTGCTTGGTACATCGCTGCTCTCACTCTTGGTGTCGGCTGGggtctcttcttcctctctgctCTTTTCTTCGTCCCCTTCGTCCACGCTGTCGTCATCAAGAAGGACTACACCCTTCGTTGGTGGGATGCTTGGCGAGGACCCCTCCTCTTCAGCCGCCCCGCTCCTCCTGATGCCGAGAACGCCCGTGTCCCCAACTACGCTGTTGTCCAGCACGGCTCTGACATGGAGGTTGTCTCACACGAGTCTGAAGACCACAACCCCAAGAAGGCTAGCGACGATGAGATCACCCCTGCTACTGCCGCCAGCTCCGAGAACAATGAGAAGCAACACCTCAACCTTTCCGAGTCAACTCAGGAGGACTACCAGCGAATGATCAGGGAGGCTGAAGACATCCACCACTCCAACCTCCGTAAGGGTAAGGGACCTCTTGGTTGGGCTATGCGAACTCTCCATGCCAACCCTATTGGTGCTGGTTCTATCCACGAGACTCACAACATGATCGCCGTTGTCAAGCGTATTCCCGCCCAGATCGTCGTCGCTCTTCTCTACGGTGCTCACTACGACATTCACACTGCTCAGATGGGTATTGAGGCTACTCCCGAGGGTCGCCGCATGGCCCGTGTCTACGAGCATGCTCCCAAGTACCCCAATGAGGTCGAGTACCTGTACTCTTTTGTCCAGATCATCACTGCCTGCACTGCTTCTTTCGCTCACGGCGCCAACGATGTTGGTAACGCTGTTGGTGTCTGGGCTGGTATGTACGCTGCTTGGTCGTCTGGTCGCCctgccgagaagaaggccgaggttCCTCTGTGGCAGATTGGTGTTGTTGCCGCTATGATCTGCATCGGTTTCATCACCTATGGTTACAACATCATGAAGG TCATGGGTAACAAGATCACCTACCACTCTCCCAGCCGTGGTTCCTCCATGGAGATGGGCGCCGCCATTACTGTCCTTGTCTTCTCTCAGTACAAGCTCCCCGTGTCTACCTCCATGTGTATCACTGGTGCTACCGTCGGTGTTGGTCTCTGCAACGGCAGTATCAAGGCTGTCAACTGGAAGCGAGTTTTCCTTCTCGTCTTCTCTTGGATCATGACCATCCCCATCGCCGGTCTTATCGGTGGATGTCTCATGGGTCTTGCTCTCAACGCCCCTCATTTCTAA
- a CDS encoding hypothetical protein (MEROPS:MER0031617), whose translation MFDNLQPFEIQTKSDSNVTINGLKSEDASSSKPALLLIHGFPQTLHIWHRVVPQVVDKYNVVLIDIRGYGKSSKPADVASYAKSAMARDCIDVMDALGHNGSFFVCAHDRGARVAHKLAVDYPDRIRKFILLDICPTLSMYTKTDFDFANAYFHWFFLIQKEPLPETLITAKPRELAEMFMGGRQGDGVAIFEPDCFNIYAKSLEDYATVHGMCNDYRASATLDLEEARQDLKNGRKIKSPLLVLWGKHGVIEKCFDAIKEWKDVTEDGVSVQGHSVDSGHYIPEQAPDEVVASIKEFLV comes from the coding sequence ATGTTCGACAATTTACAGCCATTCGAGATCCAGACAAAGTCTGACTCTAACGTCACAATCAACGGGCTCAAGAGCGAAGATGCCTCTTCATCCAAGCCAGCTCTTCTCCTCATTCATGGCTTCCCTCAAACGCTCCATATCTGGCATCGTGTAGTCCCCCAGGTTGTCGACAAATACAACGTCGTCCTTATCGACATTCGTGGCTATGGAAAGTCATCCAAACCAGCCGATGTTGCATCATATGCCAAAAGCGCCATGGCACGTGACTGCATTGATGTCATGGACGCTCTGGGCCATAACGGCTCGTTCTTCGTATGCGCACACGACCGCGGTGCCAGAGTCGCTCACAAACTCGCTGTCGACTACCCCGATCGCATCCGCAAGTTCATCTTGCTAGACATTTGCCCCACGCTTTCCATGTACACAAAGACAGATTTCGACTTTGCAAACGCCTATTTTCACTGGTTCTTCCTCATTCAGAAGGAGCCGCTTCCCGAGACACTGATCACAGCGAAACCCAGAGAGTTGGCTGAAATGTTCATGGGTGGTCGGCAAGGCGATGGAGTGGCTATATTTGAGCCCGATTGCTTCAATATCTATGCCAAAAGCCTAGAGGATTACGCTACTGTACATGGCATGTGCAATGATTATCGGGCTAGTGCGACGCTAGATCTTGAGGAGGCGCGTCAGGATTTGAAGAACGGTAGAAAGATCAAGAGTCCTTTACTTGTTCTTTGGGGAAAGCACGGGGTTATTGAGAAGTGCTTCGATGCTATCAAGGAGTGGAAGGACGTGACGGAGGACGGCGTCTCCGTGCAGGGGCATAGTGTTGATTCTGGGCATTATATTCCGGAGCAGGCACCTGATGAAGTCGTGGCGTCTATCAAAGAGTTTCTGGTATAG
- a CDS encoding hypothetical protein (SECRETED:SignalP(1-18)): MLLSTFLSVSTLAGLAAASPPFFRRNPPPAEAVCEPVTETVHLPAETVHETETVHLPAETVHETETVHLPAETVHETVHVTVTEHAVVTEIQHATVTEVQHVTVPVEHLVTSVVEVEVEKPVTVVETVHETIEQPVTLVHTSVVEVEKEVMVTETSVVHETIEQPVTLVHTAVVEVEVEKPVTVVETVHQTIEQPVTLVHTSVVEVEKQVMVTETSVVHQTVEQPVTLIHTAVVEVEVDRPVTVIETSVHEVERPVTVVQTSVVENTVVHTSVVEVPVEKPVEVPVTLVHTQVVEVPVEKPVEVPVTLVHTQVVEVPVEVIHTQTVEQPVEVVHTVEVEQPVEVVHTVEVEKPVHVTVIHTVTEQAPALPVAPAPTHHPVAEPPAEHPVVEPPAEHPAQPPAEHPVVEEPATITTAITPMPPSHETAIAEMPVAPEQPVEEPAAPEHPVAEEPAAPEHPVVEEPAAPEHPVVEEPAAPEHPVVEEPAAPEHPVVEEPAAPEHPVVEEPATPEHVVIEEPAAPPTMAQHPGAEAPTHEAPAAEVPAAEHPTAPEHTVMEEHSGEMAIGEAMKHPPSSKYTAAPELVAEAPPHPAADDIPVLLPSGGVAVKNATVAPTYPRRRAIVRRW; this comes from the coding sequence ATGCTTCTTTCAACATTCCTTTCCGTGTCGACCTTGGCTGGCCTGGCGGCGGCCTCACCACCTTTCTTTCGAAGGAACCCACCACCTGCCGAAGCAGTCTGCGAGCCCGTCACCGAGACAGTGCATCTACCTGCTGAGACAGTTCACGAGACGGAGACTGTTCACTTACCTGCCGAGACGGTCCACGAGACAGAGACAGTACATTTACCCGCCGAGACAGTTCATGAGACAGTTCATGTGACCGTCACAGAACATGCAGTAGTGACAGAGATCCAACACGCTACTGTGACAGAGGTCCAGCATGTCACGGTTCCTGTCGAGCATTTGGTTACATCAGTCGTCGAAGTCGAGGTCGAGAAGCCTGTCACAGTGGTTGAGACTGTCCACGAGACTATTGAACAGCCCGTAACACTGGTACACACTTCAGTcgtcgaggttgagaaggaagTCATGGTTACTGAGACTTCCGTCGTTCACGAAACAATCGAGCAGCCCGTTACTCTCGTCCATACAGCAGTCGTCGAGGTCGAGGTCGAGAAGCCTGTTACTGTTGTCGAGACTGTCCACCAGACCATTGAACAGCCCGTGACTCTGGTACACACTTcagttgttgaggttgagaagcaAGTTATGGTTACCGAAACCTCAGTCGTTCACCAGACCGTTGAGCAGCCAGTTACTCTCATCCACACCGCTGTAGTTGAGGTGGAAGTTGATAGACCCGTTACAGTTATCGAAACTTCTGTCCACGAAGTCGAGAGGCCTGTCACCGTTGTCCAAACTTCTGTCGTGGAGAACACCGTCGTCCATACATCGGTCGTCGAGGTACCAGTCGAGAAGCCAGTCGAGGTGCCCGTCACGCTGGTCCACACTCAAGTTGTTGAGGTGCCAGTTGAGAAGCCAGTTGAAGTGCCTGTAACGTTGGTCCACACTCAAGTTGTCGAGGTCCCTGTCGAAGTCATTCATACACAGACCGTCGAGCAGCCAGTCGAGGTTGTCCACACAGTTGAAGTTGAACAGCCTGTCGAGGTTGTTCATACCGTCGAGGTCGAGAAGCCCGTCCATGTCACTGTCATCCATACAGTTACTGAACAGGCACCTGCCCTTCCCGTTGCACCTGCCCCTACACACCACCCAGTTGCCGAACCACCAGCTGAGCATCCAGTCGTTGAGCCTCCCGCCGAGCATCCGGCTCAACCACCTGCTGAACACCCTGTGGTGGAGGAGCCAGCCACTATCACGACAGCCATTACACCAATGCCACCTAGTCATGAGACTGCTATTGCCGAGATGCCAGTTGCTCCCGAGCAGCCTGTCGAAGAACCTGCGGCTCCTGAGCACCCTGTTGCCGAAGAACCCGCCGCTCCTGAACACCCAGTGGTTGAAGAGCCTGCAGCGCCTGAACATCCAGTCGTTGAGGAACCCGCCGCTCCCGAGCACCCTGTCGTTGAGGAGCCCGCAGCACCTGAACACCCAGTTGTGGAAGAGCCAGCGGCACCTGAGCACCCTGTTGTCGAAGAACCCGCCACTCCTGAACACGTCGTGATCGAGGAACCTGCAGCGCCTCCCACCATGGCTCAACATCCTGGTGCTGAAGCACCAACTCACGAAGCACCAGCTGCTGAAGTCCCAGCTGCAGAGCACCCAACAGCACCAGAACACACCGTCATGGAAGAGCACAGCGGTGAGATGGCTATCGGTGAGGCGATGAAGCATCCTCCATCTTCCAAGTACACAGCTGCACCAGAGCTGGTCGCCGAGGCGCCTCCTCACCCCGCAGCTGACGACATCCCAGTTCTCCTGCCTTCAGGCGGAGTTGCTGTAAAGAACGCGACAGTCGCGCCTACATATCCCCGGCGAAGGGCGATTGTTCGCAGGTGGTAG
- the PRDX1 gene encoding Peroxiredoxin-1, with the protein MDFTFVCPTEIIQYNNALDRFKEINTTVLGVSTDSHFTHLAWVEKPRKQGGLGPDLELPLIADKSTKISRNYGVLIEDEGIALRGLFIIDPKGVLRQITVNDLPVGRDVEETIRLVKAFQFTDEYGEVCPAGWQEGGKTMKADPKGSLEYFSAQGENGAKA; encoded by the exons ATGGACTTCACCTTCGTCTGCCCTACCGAGATCATCCAGTACAACAACGCCCTCGACCGCTTCAAGGAGATCAACACCACTGTTCTCGGTGTCTCCACCGACTCCCACTTCACCCATCTTGCCTGGGTTGAGAAGCCTCGCAAGCAGGGTGGTCTCGGTCCCGACCTGGAGCTCCCCCTCATCGCCGACAAGTCCACCAAGATCTCTCGCAACTACGGTGTCCTGATTGAGGACGAGGGTATCGCTCTTCGCggtctcttcatcatcgaccCCAAGGGTGTCCTCCGCCAGATCACCGTCAACGACCTTCCCGTCGGCCGTGACGTCGAGGAGACCATCCGTCTCGTCAAGGCCTTCCAGTTCACCGACGAGTACGGCGAGGTGTGCCCTGCTGGCTGGCAGGAGGGCGGAAAGACCATGAAGGCCGACCCCAAGGGCAGCCTCGAGTACTTTTCCGCCCAGGGAGAGAATG GAGCTAAGGCATAG